The window AGGGATATCTAAAGCTAGATAGATATAGCTAGCAATAACTGTAATTAGGCTAAATAGAACAATATTCACAAAGAACAAGAGTTCATTGATGCGTTCTTTTTTTGCATTTTTTACCTGATAGGCTTGAACAGTTGTGTTTTTCTCTTTCGGGATATACTCTTCGTACTGGTATTCTTGGGACTGATAGTGTCTTAATGCCATATCGTCTCCTTTTCTGCCTTTTAAGAATAACATAACATTTATGAAATTTTATGTCAGCAATATTACAATATGGTTACAAGAAAATGAGAAAAGTCTGAACATTAAATTTACGGGCAGGTTATGTTTTCCAAAAATACTTTGTGATATAATTAACTTTATGGGAAAAATTATCATTACAGCAACAGCTGAAAGTATTGAACAGGTCAAGGAACTGCTTGCAGCAGGGGTTGACCGCATTTATGTTGGCGAAGCTGACCATGCTCTTCGTATTCCGACAAACTTTACTTATGATGAGTTACGGGAAATAGCAGTGCTGGTCCATGGTGCAGGCAAGGAACTGACCGTTGCCGCAAACGCCCTTATGCACCAAGACATGATGGATAACATCAAGCCCTTTATGGATTTGATGAGAGAAATCAAGGTGGACTATCTAGTTGTCGGTGATACAGGTATTTTTTATGTCAACAAGCGAGATGGTTACAATTTTAAGCTGATTTACGATACCTCTGTCTTTGTGACTTCAAGTCGCCAAATTAACTTCTGGAAAGACCATGGGGCTGTCGAAGCCGTATTGGCACGGGAAATTCCGTCGGAAGAACTATTTGACATTGCCAAAAATTTGGAAATTCCAGCGGAAATCTTGGTTTACGGTGCTTCGGTTATTCACCATTCCAAGCGAACCCTGTTACGGAATTACTATAATTTTACCAAGGCTGATGAAACTGACTTGTCACGTGGACGTGGTCTTTTCTTGGCAGAACCAAGCGACCCAGACAGTCACTATTCAATTTTTGAGGACAAGCATGGCACACATATCTTTATTAACAATGACATTGATATGATGACCAAATTGGCAGAATTAGATGAGCATGGCTATCGTAACTGGAAGTTGGATGGGATCTACTGTCCTGGTCAGAACTTTGTAGCAATTGCCAAGCTCTTTGTTCAAGCTAGAGATTTGATTGAAAAAGAGGAGTTCACCTATGATCAGGCCTTTTTGCTAGATGAGCAAGTGCGTAAGCTCCATCCAGTACAACGTGGCTTGGATACAGGTTTCTACGAATTTGACCGCAATACAGTCAAATAACTATATTTTTAGCACAATTTATTTACTTTAACCTGGCAGAGTTAGCTCTGTCACTTACTATGTAAGGTCAGAGCACGGGAACGCCTTTGGGCGATTTTCTAATCTCTGCCCTAGGTTTCCGAGTGAAACAACATCGTTTACAGTATTCTATCCTGCAAATAGAAAGAAGTTTATTATGTCAAAAACATTAAAGCGTCCCGAGGTCTTGTCACCTGCAGGGACTTTGGAAAAATTAAAGGTTGCCATTGACTATGGTGCTGATGCTGTCTTTGTCGGCGGTCAGGCCTATGGTTTACGAAGCCGTGCTGGTAATTTTACCATGGACGAGATGCGGGAAGGGATTGAATACGCCCACGCCCGTGGTGCTAAGGTCTATGTAGCGGCCAATATGGTCACCCACGAGGGTAATGAAGAAGGGGCAGGAGCCTGGTTCCGCGAATTGCGTGACATGGGCTTGGATGCCGTTATCGTATCTGACCCAGCCCTCATCGTTATTTGTGCGACAGAGGCGCCGGGACTTGAAATTCACCTGTCCACCCAGGCTTCATCGACCAACTATGAAACCTTTGAGTTTTGGAAGGAATTGGGCCTGACCCGTGTCGTCTTGGCCCGTGAAGTGACCATGGAAGAAGTAGCTGAAATCCGCAAACGGACAGACGTTGAAATCGAAGCCTTTGTCCACGGTGCCATGTGTATCTCCTACTCAGGCCGCTGCGTTCTCTCTAACCACATGAGCAAACGCGATGCCAACCGCGGTGGCTGCTCCCAGTCTTGCCGTTGGAAGTACAATCTCTACGACCTCCCATTTGGTGAGGAACGACGTTCCATTAAGGGGGAAATACCAGAGGAGTTCTCCATGTCTGCAGTGGATATGTGTATGATCGACCATATCCCAGATATGATTGAAAATGGTGTTGATAGCTTGAAGATTGAAGGCCGTATGAAATCTGTCCACTACGTGTCAACCGTAACCAACTGCTATAAGGCTGCGGTCGATGCCTATCTAGAAAGTCCAGAAAAGTTTGAAGCCATCAAGCAAGACCTGATTGACGAAATGTGGAAGGTTGCTCAACGGGAATTGGCGACAGGTTTCTACTACAGCCCACCGAGCGAAAACGA is drawn from Streptococcus sp. 29892 and contains these coding sequences:
- a CDS encoding DUF3270 domain-containing protein, with product MALRHYQSQEYQYEEYIPKEKNTTVQAYQVKNAKKERINELLFFVNIVLFSLITVIASYIYLALDIPVFPALALASATGLIGFRLVQVGLKKRILYKVKK
- a CDS encoding peptidase U32 family protein; the protein is MGKIIITATAESIEQVKELLAAGVDRIYVGEADHALRIPTNFTYDELREIAVLVHGAGKELTVAANALMHQDMMDNIKPFMDLMREIKVDYLVVGDTGIFYVNKRDGYNFKLIYDTSVFVTSSRQINFWKDHGAVEAVLAREIPSEELFDIAKNLEIPAEILVYGASVIHHSKRTLLRNYYNFTKADETDLSRGRGLFLAEPSDPDSHYSIFEDKHGTHIFINNDIDMMTKLAELDEHGYRNWKLDGIYCPGQNFVAIAKLFVQARDLIEKEEFTYDQAFLLDEQVRKLHPVQRGLDTGFYEFDRNTVK
- a CDS encoding peptidase U32 family protein — its product is MSKTLKRPEVLSPAGTLEKLKVAIDYGADAVFVGGQAYGLRSRAGNFTMDEMREGIEYAHARGAKVYVAANMVTHEGNEEGAGAWFRELRDMGLDAVIVSDPALIVICATEAPGLEIHLSTQASSTNYETFEFWKELGLTRVVLAREVTMEEVAEIRKRTDVEIEAFVHGAMCISYSGRCVLSNHMSKRDANRGGCSQSCRWKYNLYDLPFGEERRSIKGEIPEEFSMSAVDMCMIDHIPDMIENGVDSLKIEGRMKSVHYVSTVTNCYKAAVDAYLESPEKFEAIKQDLIDEMWKVAQRELATGFYYSPPSENEQLFGARRKIPEYKFIAEVVAFDKDAMTATIRQRNVINEGDQVEFYGPGFRHFETTIQDLHDSNGEKIDRANKPMELLTIKLDREIYPGDMIRACKSGLINLYQEDGQSLTIRA